The Thermococcus sp. M39 genome window below encodes:
- a CDS encoding S8 family serine peptidase — translation MRNKSRIILVLLLIGLMFGVAMAAPTAPKKVTVSYTPKLYGKAKPTLYAKLQSLPDDADISTIVMLKDYSYMPKAKEVLEKFGKIKYEYRIIPAFAVEMKVKDVKKLATPSKLDKILAYLGLAPKIEGLAFIEDDFKVKIALDYSTTQVLATTMWQLGYDGSGITVAVIDTGIDASHPDLQGKVIGWYDVVNGKTTPYDDNGHGTHVASIIAGTGAASNGKYKGVAPGAKLVGVKVLAADGSGSISDIIAGVDWVVQNKDTYGIRVINLSLGSSQSSNGTDSLSQAVNNAWDAGLVVCVAAGNSGPDTYTIGSPAAASKVITVGAVDDNDVIADFSSRGPTADGRLKPEVVAPGVNIIAARAAGTSMGTPIDDYYTSASGTSMATPHVAGIAALLLQAHPSWTPDQVKKALVETADIVAPTEIADIAYGAGRVNAYKAYLYGDSNYETILTFTGYVADKGSQTHTVDVGSGAERIIAYLTWDTSSSDIDLYLYDPNGNQVDYSYTAYYGFEKVGYTSPAAGTWTIKVQSYSGAANYNLEVIVEGASADSGTTPTEPTPTEPTVDEQTFTGYVHDIYDRYDTFTVTVNSGATLITGDLSASSSHDLDLYLYDPNGNIVDRSTSYTSTEHVEYSNPIPGDWTFLVYAYNTVGWAYYELLTRVYYG, via the coding sequence ATGAGAAACAAGAGTAGAATTATTTTGGTACTATTGTTGATAGGCTTGATGTTTGGAGTTGCCATGGCTGCTCCAACAGCTCCAAAGAAAGTAACAGTCAGTTACACTCCAAAGCTCTACGGTAAAGCAAAGCCAACTCTCTACGCAAAGCTCCAGTCACTTCCCGATGACGCAGATATAAGCACCATAGTGATGCTTAAGGACTACTCTTACATGCCAAAGGCAAAAGAAGTTCTCGAAAAGTTCGGCAAAATCAAATATGAGTATCGCATAATTCCAGCTTTTGCTGTTGAAATGAAAGTTAAAGATGTTAAAAAGCTTGCAACTCCAAGCAAGCTTGACAAGATTCTTGCATATCTCGGATTGGCTCCTAAAATTGAAGGTTTAGCGTTTATTGAAGATGACTTTAAAGTCAAGATTGCACTTGATTACTCAACCACCCAAGTTCTTGCTACGACAATGTGGCAACTTGGCTATGATGGAAGCGGCATAACTGTTGCTGTTATTGATACTGGTATTGACGCAAGCCATCCAGACCTTCAAGGCAAAGTTATTGGATGGTACGATGTTGTTAACGGAAAGACAACTCCATATGATGATAATGGACACGGAACACACGTTGCTAGCATAATAGCTGGAACTGGTGCTGCATCAAATGGAAAATACAAAGGCGTTGCCCCAGGAGCAAAGCTCGTTGGTGTTAAGGTTTTAGCCGCTGATGGAAGTGGTTCAATCTCAGATATAATAGCTGGTGTTGATTGGGTCGTTCAAAACAAGGATACCTATGGAATAAGGGTTATCAACCTCAGTTTAGGTTCATCACAGAGTTCCAATGGTACGGACTCACTTTCACAAGCAGTTAACAACGCTTGGGATGCTGGACTTGTTGTATGTGTTGCTGCTGGAAACAGCGGGCCAGATACATACACAATTGGCTCACCAGCAGCAGCTTCAAAGGTCATAACTGTGGGTGCCGTTGACGACAATGATGTGATTGCAGACTTCTCATCAAGAGGTCCAACAGCAGATGGAAGATTAAAGCCAGAGGTAGTTGCCCCAGGTGTAAACATAATAGCAGCAAGGGCTGCTGGAACCAGCATGGGGACTCCAATTGATGACTACTACACCTCAGCCTCAGGTACTTCAATGGCAACACCACACGTTGCTGGAATTGCTGCTCTGTTATTGCAGGCCCATCCAAGCTGGACCCCAGACCAAGTTAAGAAGGCATTAGTAGAAACTGCAGACATCGTTGCCCCAACTGAGATTGCAGACATAGCTTATGGTGCTGGTAGAGTAAATGCCTACAAAGCCTACCTCTATGGGGACAGTAACTATGAGACCATCCTCACTTTCACGGGATATGTTGCTGACAAAGGTTCACAAACACACACCGTCGACGTCGGAAGCGGGGCTGAAAGAATAATCGCATACCTAACATGGGACACATCATCAAGCGATATTGACCTCTACCTATACGACCCCAACGGAAATCAAGTTGACTACTCATACACAGCCTATTATGGATTTGAAAAAGTCGGTTACACAAGCCCAGCGGCAGGAACATGGACAATAAAAGTACAGAGCTACAGCGGAGCCGCAAACTACAATTTGGAGGTCATAGTCGAGGGGGCTTCAGCAGATTCCGGAACAACACCAACTGAACCTACACCAACCGAGCCAACCGTTGACGAGCAGACTTTCACAGGATATGTGCATGATATCTATGACAGATATGATACATTCACTGTTACAGTAAACAGCGGTGCTACACTCATAACAGGAGATCTTTCAGCCTCATCATCACATGACCTTGATCTTTACCTCTATGATCCCAACGGAAACATTGTTGACAGATCAACCAGCTACACAAGCACAGAGCATGTTGAATACAGCAATCCGATCCCAGGAGATTGGACATTCCTTGTCTATGCATACAACACAGTAGGCTGGGCATATTACGAGCTCTTGACCAGAGTCTACTACGGCTGA